In one Culex quinquefasciatus strain JHB chromosome 2, VPISU_Cqui_1.0_pri_paternal, whole genome shotgun sequence genomic region, the following are encoded:
- the LOC6031946 gene encoding meiosis regulator and mRNA stability factor 1 → MSSGNYYNAPQRTIPDLVASLASENANKQHHGRHYGGNHGNQGYNVKYYNNYQTPYVPQMYGNFYQKQRYAPYPNRNHGHNQPLPPSTTASSSSSASNQSNLFQQSSSANVSYGNANKSLNSSLNSTGSDSGKNSTFYSTSSSNTSSGAISSNTSQCSNSSASGGTGSGLNSSYQQGNGMASTGGDQKEMVVLQIGNLDPSIDEHKMHQYLLCQLKSITPVISLVIESPSLAKVKVPSTQFAKLVVANLHRKKIGHKRMVVSYIKDPSSAESSALRCQVAGLLKDVPYYSLPINKFRELFQSRFKSSISVLDLYRMPDVCTITLDKNEEKYICLQPDVINTLQSNPLVESSQHSVPYCIYHFKQEKEKGWAEQEIEPLPNVMMSISQLQSLIYSLLKTHKDDIPVASILYCVANELQIKIVPNDNGVPLEHLLCCIRGVQITNNNFGIKVMTWLDHELNSTKDNDDASSVNLRYMPKGPNSDFLQQISREVVELIKMSPKSTMKFTRFIPAYHNHFGKQCRVADYGYTRLIELFEALAPVVQVMGDGENRQITLTHRTQIRRFTSDLLKILRGQANKSILLSQLPLIFSQAQNRLFDVTDYGVCDIFDIIDGLVYNNSIVTKVYNDTDVLISIVKRKQTATELEKTCIFAGEVVELFKNAPQYSILFKKFVRSYHYHFGYQCRLSDYGLMKLADLLEAISGIVEMEQTNDEDRKIFLNHKVAVRIFAEQIQDIIKHFTGNSISMIRLSEILNFHKNKFGYQLQPCCLGFSNMLDAIKALPYIELFDSGNDFMVISHMENPVFRMRCYAACICVLESQKDRIPLTDFLRCYLAKFKENITEKQIFDMKHAITIELDKGTQTVAMTPLMRFVVRIVQVLKQRSPISLFDLKSTLKMSLCTCFEYGYPNISSLIGAFPDIFVSNNYLHERADIELNRDCILCKACFTCEDKTSPTLGPGAIAGNCSTPASSKMATSAAAGGAIDENKFSHVSMTNDFRNLFYSRQEAVAQHNLLQQQQQQLLKPLQPLQPSQQMNLQPTSNASGQVPFFANNRFNYGNNYNTMVASSVSATETTMAAYNQPPLVLKNQTANKENLYYGYGAMQQQQQQQLQQCQQLQQQQQQQLAQNTQVKFASTAGTNSYGSAPTTISVAAMTAALGTGTPAASASASTNAGQQDQAAGQTTASATMTKLYERRQQQQQQQLASGLQYLNCNSFAYELLSEFYEPPKPDTPPARNIPYWIDPIWTSESTPAEKEPTTASSEELLNIPMPELKTYNKLPIILTPYVLSLTKNSSFSFDLDKSKQI, encoded by the exons ATGAGTAGCGGCAATTACTACAATGCCCCGCAGCGGACCATCCCAGATTTGGTGGCCAGTCTGGCCTCCGAGAATGCTAACAAGCAGCACCATGGCCGGCACTACGGTGGCAACCACGGCAACCAGGGCTACAACGTTAAATACTATAACAATTACCAG ACACCGTACGTTCCGCAGATGTATGGCAATTTTTACCAGAAGCAACGTTACGCGCCCTACCCGAACCGTAACCACGGTCACAATCAACCGTTGCCTCCATCGACCACagcgtcatcgtcgtcgtcggcctCCAATCAGAGTAACCTGTTCCAGCAGTCTTCCTCGGCTAATGTCAGCTACGGAAATGCCAATAAGTCACTGAACTCGTCGCTGAACAGTACCGGCTCGGACTCTGGCAAGAACTCGACCTTCTACAGTACCAGCAGTTCAAACACCAGCTCCGGTGCCATCTCAAGCAACACAAGCCAGTGCAGCAACAGCAGCGCCAGTGGCGGAACCGGAAGTGGGCTGAACAGTTCGTACCAGCAGGGCAACGGGATGGCTTCGACCGGCGGGGACCAGAAGGAGATGGTCGTACTGCAGATCGGGAATCTCGACCCGTCCATCGACGAGCACAAGATGCACCAGTATCTGCTGTGTCAGCTCAAGTCCATCACGCCGGTCATCTCGTTGGTCATCGAAAGTCCTTCGCTGGCGAAGGTCAAGGTGCCCTCAACGCAG TTTGCCAAGTTGGTCGTTGCGAATCTACACCGCAAGAAGATTGGCCACAAGCGCATGGTCGTGTCCTACATCAAGGACCCCTCGTCGGCCGAATCGTCAGCGCTGCGCTGCCAGGTGGCCGGTCTGCTCAAGGACGTGCCCTACTACAGCCTGCCGATCAACAAGTTCCGTGAGCTGTTCCAATCGCGCTTCAAGTCGTCGATCAGCGTGCTGGACCTGTACCGCATGCCGGACGTGTGCACGATCACGCTGGACAAGAATGAGGAGAAGTACATCTGCCTGCAGCCGGACGTGATCAACACACTGCAGAGCAATCCGTTGGTCGAGTCGTCGCAGCACAGCGTTCCGTACTGCATCTACCACTTCAAGCAGGAAAAGGAGAAGGGCTGGGCCGAACAGGAGATCGAACCGCTGCCCAACGTGATGATGAGCATCAGTCAGCTGCAGTCGTTGATCTACTCGCTGCTCAAAACCCACAAGGACGACATTCCGGTGGCCAGTATCCTGTACTGCGTGGCAAACGAGCTGCAGATTAAGATCGTTCCGAACGATAACGGAGTTCCGCTGGAGCACCTGCTGTGCTGCATCCGCGGTGTGCAGATCACCAACAATAACTTTGGGATCAAGGTTATGACCTGGTTGGATCACGAGCTCAACTCGACCAAGGATAATGATG ATGCCTCATCGGTGAACTTGCGCTACATGCCCAAGGGCCCGAACAGCGACTTCCTGCAGCAGATCTCGCGCGAGGTGGTCGAACTGATCAAGATGTCACCCAAGTCGACGATGAAGTTCACGCGCTTCATTCCGGCCTATCACAATCACTTTGGTAAGCAGTGTCGGGTCGCCGACTACGGCTACACCCGCCTGATCGAGCTGTTTGAGGCACTCGCGCCGGTGGTCCAGGTCATGGGTGATGGTGAAAATCGCCAGATTACGCTGACTCATCGGACCCAGATTCGTCGATTCACAAGCGACCTGCTGAAGATTTTGCGCGGCCAGGCAAACAAGTCGATTCTGTTGTCCCAGCTGCCACTCATCTTCTCGCAGGCCCAAAACCGACTGTTTGACGTGACGGACTATGGTGTGTGCGACATTTTTGACATCATTGACGGGCTGGTGTACAACAACTCGATCGTCACGAAGGTGTACAATGATACGGACGTGTTGATTTCGATCGTCAAACGGAAGCAAACTGCGACTGAGCTGGAGAAGACGTGCATATTCGCGGGCGAGGTCGTTGAGCTGTTCAAGAATGCGCCCCAGTACTCGATCCTGTTCAAGAAGTTTGTCCGATCGTACCATTATCACTTTGGGTACCAGTGCCGGCTGAGTGACTATGGATTGATGAAGTTGGCCGATCTGCTGGAGGCCATCTCGGGGATCGTTGAG ATGGAGCAAACCAACGATGAGGATCGTAAAATCTTCCTCAACCACAAGGTGGCGGTGCGCATCTTTGCCGAGCAGATCCAGGACATCATCAAGCACTTCACCGGAAACAGCATTTCGATGATTCGGCTGAGCGAGATTCTGAACTTCCACAAGAACAAGTTTGGCTATCAGCTGCAACCGTGCTGTCTGGGCTTCTCCAACATGTTGGACGCGATAAAGGCGCTACCGTACATCGAACTGTTTGACTCGGGCAACGATTTTATGGTCATTTCGCACATGGAGAATCCCGTGTTCCGGATGCGGTGCTACGCCGCGTGCATTTGCGTCTTGGAATCGCAAAAGGATCGTATACCGCTGACGGACTTTCTCCGCTGCTACCTGGCCAAGTTCAAGGAGAACATTACCGAGAAGCAGATTTTCGACATGAAGCACGCCATAACG ATTGAGCTCGATAAGGGAACTCAAACTGTGGCGATGACACCACTGATGAGATTCGTCGTTCGCATCGTACAGGTGCTCAAGCAGCGAAGTCCGATCAGTTTGTTCGATTTGAAGAGTACGCTCAAGATGTCGCTATGCACGTGTTTCGAGTATG GATATCCCAACATTTCCTCACTAATCGGCGCTTTTCCGGACATTTTCGTCAGCAACAATTACCTCCACGAGCGGGCCGATATTGAGCTGAACCGTGACTGCATTT TGTGCAAAGCTTGCTTCACGTGCGAGGACAAAACATCCCCCACGCTCGGTCCGGGTGCCATCGCTGGCAATTGTTCCACCCCCGCGAGCTCCAAGATGGCCACCTCCGCTGCTGCCGGAGGAGCCATTGACGAAAATAAATTTTCCCACGTTTCGATGACTAATGATTTTAGGAATTTATTCTACAGCCGACAGGAAGCAGTTGCTCAGCATAATTTgctgcaacagcaacagcagcagctccTGAAGCCTCTTCAACCGTTGCAACCGTCGCAACAGATGAACCTCCAACCGACGTCCAATGCTTCGGGCCAGGTTCCGTTTTTCGCCAACAATCGCTTCAACTATGGCAACAACTACAACACCATGGTGGCTTCATCAGTGTCGGCCACCGAAACCACCATGGCCGCTTACAACCAACCGCCGTTGGTCCTGAAGAACCAAACCGCCAACAAGGAGAACCTGTACTACGGTTACGGCGCaatgcaacagcagcagcagcaacagctccAACAGTGCCAACAGttgcaacaacagcagcagcagcaacttgcCCAAAACACCCAGGTCAAGTTTGCCTCAACCGCTGGCACGAACTCTTACGGATCGGCACCGACCACCATCAGCGTTGCCGCGATGACCGCAGCTCTTGGGACCGGAACACCCGCCGCCTCCGCCTCTGCGTCAACCAACGCTGGGCAGCAGGACCAGGCTGCTGGCCAGACCACGGCTTCTGCGACCATGACCAAACTGTACGAGCGCagacagcaacagcagcagcagcaacttgcGTCGGGCTTACAATACCTCAATTGTAACAGCTTCGCGTACGAACTGTTGTCGGAGTTTTACGAGCCACCGAAGCCGGACACGCCACCGGCCAGG AATATCCCATACTGGATTGATCCAATCTGGACCAGCGAGTCGACCCCGGCCGAAAAGGAACCAACGACGGCTTCTTCGGAGGAACTC CTCAACATTCCGATGCCGGAGCTGAAGACGTACAACAAGCTGCCGATCATACTGACCCCGTATGTCCTGTCACTGACGAAGAACTCGTCCTTTTCCTTCGATCTTGATAAGTCTAAGCAGATTTAA